The nucleotide sequence TTCTTTTGCTGCAAAAGTGTGTTTATCTTGCGGGTTTTCGTTAGCAAGTCTGTCATTGTCGTCCTCCGATTTTTTATAAAATATAGCGACTTAAATCTTCATTTGCCGCAATTGAGCCAAGTTTGTCATCCACATATGCTTCTGTGATCGTTATTTCTCCCATTTGCATATCTGGTGCTTCAAATAATAGATCTTCTAGTAGTTTTTCCAAAATGGTATGCAGTCTGCGTGCGCCGATATTATCTGTGTCACGGTTGACATCGAAAGCGATTTGAGCGATCCGTTCAATTGCTTCTTTTGTAAACGTAACTGACACATTTTCTGTACCGATCAACGCGACGTATTGTTTTACTAAAGCATTATTTGGTTCGGTCAGAATCTTCACAAAATCTTCAGCTGTCAAATCATCTAATTCTACCCGTATCGGGAAGCGTCCTTGAAGTTCTGGAATTAGATCACTTGGTTTAGACAAATGGAAAGCTCCTGAAGCAATGAATAGGACGTGATCTGTTTGGATGATCCCGTATTTTGTGTTTACTTGTGAACCTTCGACAATTGGCAATATGTCTCTTTGGACGCCTTCTCTGGATACTTCTCCAGATTGCTGTGATTTAGAAGTGATCTTATCGATTTCATCGATAAAAATAATTCCACTTTCTTCCGCTAATTTGATTGCCTCACTATGGATATCAGCATCCTTGACTAATTTTGCTGATTCTTCCTTGATCAATAACTCTAAAGCTTCTTTGACTGTTACCGTCCGTTCCACTTTTTTCTTCGGTGTCAAAGCACCTAGAGTTTCATTTAGGTCGATCCCCATTTGCTCCAATCCATTGTTCATCATTGGTGCAGGTTTCTTTTGGTCTTCAACTTCAATGGTTACTTCACGACTATCCAGTAAACCCTTTTGTAGTTGTTCCAAGACTGTACGGCGATTGATTCGAATATCTTCTGTCACTTCTTCTTGCGGTTCAGCGGTATTTTGCTGGCTAGCATTAAAAAGATTCATCATTTGTTCAAATTGATTAGTGGATTGTTTCTGTTCTTTTTTGATACCAGGTACCAAGATTTTTACCAAACGTTTTTCTGCATTTTTTTTAGCACTTGTGTATACACGGCTGTACTGCTCTTTTTCTACGATTTGGATCGCATTTTCTACTAAATCCCGAACCATTGATTCTACATCTCTTCCGACATAACCGACTTCAGTAAATTTTGTTGCTTCGACTTTGACAAATGGTGCATTGACGATTTTTGCCAAACGTCGTGCGATTTCTGTTTTACCGACCCCTGTAGGTCCGATCATCAGCATATTTTTTGGTGTAATATCTTGTTGCATTTTTTCATCTAACTGCAAACGGCGATAGCGGTTACGCAAAGCAACGGCAACAGATTTTTTTGCTGCGTGCTGTCCTACGATATATTCATCTAATTCACTTACGATTTGTCTTGGTGTTTGTTTTAATTCATACATATCTACTCACCTCTTACAGTTCTTCTACGATAATATTATGATTAGTAAAGATACAGATATCTGCGGCAATATTTAACGCATTTTCTGCAATTTCTTTCGCACTCATGTCGTTTTGAGCATAGTTTTTCATTGCTCGGGCTGCAGCCAACGCAAAATTCCCTCCTGATCCGATAGCTAAGATACCATCATCTGGTGTGATAACTTCTCCTGTACCTGAAACAAGAAGCATTTCTTTATCATTCATTACGATCAGCATCGCTTCAAGTTTTTGCATAGATTGCTGTGTCCGCCATTCTTGAGCTAATTCGACAGCTGCGCGTTGTAGATTCCCGTTATATTCGTTTAGTTTGCCTTCAAATTTTTCTTCTAAAGTAAACGCATCTGCAACACTTCCGGCGAAACCTACAACAACTTCTCCATTGTAGATACGTCGTACTTTCTTTGCAGTGCCTTTCATGACAACAGATTCACCCATTGTTACTTGGCCATCTCCAGCCATAGCAAATTTCCCGTCTTTTTCGACGGCACAGATAGTGGTTGAATGAAATGGTGATTCGACCATGTTTGTTTCCTCCTAAATTTGTTCTTTTCCTTATTTTTACGCTCTTGGATGGAAAGAACGATAGTTTTTTTGTAAACTTTCTTTTGTTACATGGGCATAGATCTGGGTAGTCGATAAATTGGCATGTCCTAGCAATTCTTGGACTGTCCGCAAATCTGCCCCATTATTTAATAAATGAGTAGCAAATGTATGGCGCAGCATGTGAGGATGGATATCACTATCCAAACTGCTTTTTTTGATCATTTGATTCAAGACATATTCAATTCCAGTAGGCGTGATTGGTTTTCCATGATGATTCACAAAAACGATATCATGCTCTTCGTGATATTTTGTCATCAATACCTGGCGGCCTTCCCTGAAATATTCTTGCAGAGCATCTTGAGCAAAAGAACCTAGAGGAGCATATCTCTCTTTGTTCCCTTTACCATGGATCAACATGACCTCTGAATCAAAATCAATGTCTGATACCGACAAACTGCTACACTCACTTAAACGGATGCCTGACCCGTAAAGGACTTCCAGTAAAGCGCGGTTCCTCAAATCCAAAGGACTATCTCCTGCTACGCTGTCAAAAAGTGCTTGCATTTCATTTTCATAAAAAAAACGTGGCAGTCTCAAATTTTTCTTTTTGAGATGAACGTAAGAAAATGGATTTTCTTTTATCACTTCTTCTTTGAGAAGATACTGATAAAACGAACGTAGGCTGGCTATCTTGCGACTGATAGAATTTCTGCTATAGCTAGGACGATGATCAGCTAATGCACTCAAATAGACACGAACCGTAAAATATTCCGCCTTCAGCAGATCAGCGTCTCCAGATTCCTCCAAAAAATGTTTGAAATGGAGAATGTCTTCTTCATATGCTTCTTTCGTTTTTTCTGAATATCCTCTTTCGACAATCAAATAACGCAAAAATTTTTGTTCCCACGTGGCTTCTGTCATTTTCTCACCTTCCTTTTGTCCCAGAGAATAATTTAGCACAGCGTTTATAAAAAGACAAATAAATTGTCAGAATTTAACCAATATTTCTAAGTTTGTTCACAATTGGCGCAATTCCTCACATTTTGTTTGAGAAATTCTTAAGAAAAACGCAAGAAAAAGAGCGAGACTATCCGTCTCACCCTCTTCATGGAGTTTCCTTACTCATTTGGGATTGCAGTTTTTTCTAATTCTGTTTTTATTGCCTCATTAGCTTTTAAAGCTCGTTGTGCAATTGCTTCATATCTTGCTTTTTTGTCTCGAATGCGCTCTGGCAGTTCAGGAAACAGACCATAGTTGGCATTCATCGGTTGGAAATGTTTTCCTTCCGCATGAGTAATGTAGTAAGCCATACTTCCAATAGCTGTTTCTTGTGGAAACTCGACTGGTTCCATTTCTTTTGCTAAGCGTGCGGCGTTGATTCCAGCAAGTAGTCCGCTCGCTGCACTTTCAACATAGCCTTCTACACCAGTCATCTGACCTGCAAAGAACAGATCTTCGCGTTTCGTTGATTGGTAAGTCGGTTTCAGCAATTCTGGCGAATTCATAAAGCTGTTTCGGTGCATCACACCATAGCGAACGAATTCAGCATTTTCTAACCCAGGAATCATCCGGAAAACACGTTTTTGCTCGCCCCATTTCAAGTGAGTCTGAAAGCCCACGATGTTGTATAAAGAAGCTGCAGCATTGTCTTGACGCAGCTGGATAACAGCATAAGGACGTTTGCCAGTTTTAGGATCTTCCAATCCAACTGGTTTCATAGGTCCGAAAAGCATCGTTTTGAATCCTCGCTGTGCCATTACTTCAATTGGCATACATCCTTCAAAATATTTTTCTTTCTCAAAAGATTTAAGTTCTGCCACTTCGGCATTGATTAGTGCCTCATGGAAAGCTTTGAATTCCTCTTCTGTCATCGGACAGTTCAAGTAAGCTGCTTCTCCTTTGTCATAGCGGGACTTCAAATATACTTTATCCATATCGATCGTAGCTTTGTCTACGATTGGTGCAGCTGCATCATAGAAATAAAAACCATCTGAACCATTGAATGCTTTGATGCTTTCTGCTAATGGATGAGAAGTCAAAGGTCCTGTTGCTACTACGGTGATTCCTTCCGGTATTTCAGTAATTTCTTCGTTTATCACTGTTACTAATGGATGCTCTTTGACTTTTCGGGTAATTGTTTCAGAAAAAGAATCGCGGTCAACAGCTAAGGCACCACCAGCTGGCACTGCTGTTTCATCTGCCGAAGTGATTACTACCGAATTCAATCGGCGCATTTCTTCTTTCAATAACCCTACTGCATTAGCCAAACTGTTTCCTCTTAATGAATTGGAACATACTAGTTCAGCAAAATTACTTGTGTGATGCGCCTCAGTCGATTTGACTGGACGCATTTCATATAAACGGACAGGGACTCCTGCTTGTGCGATCTGCCAAGCAGCTTCACTTCCGGCAAGCCCTGCTCCAACAACATTTACCATTTTCAATGAAAGAACCTCTTTTCTATTATTTTTGGATGTCTTCTTCGTAATCTCCATTTACACAGACTACTTGTTTACCGCCTTTGACTTTCTTCTCGACCAGATATCCGTCACATTTTGGACAATTTCTGCCCACTGGTTTATCCCAAGAAGTGAATTCACATTCTGGGAAACGGGAACAACCATAGAATAGTCTGTTTTTCTTAGATTTTCGTTCAATGACTTGTCCTTCATGACATACTGGGCAAGTCACACCGATTTCTTTTACGATTGGTTTCGTATTCCGACAATCAGGAAAATTACTGCAAGCATAAAACTTCCCATATTTCCCTAATTTTATCACCATCGGATGTCCACAGACATCACAATCGAATCCTGCTGGTTCATCTTTGATTTGAATTTTTTCGATTTTTTCTTCCGCATTCGTCAGTTCTTTTTCAAACGGTTTATAGAAACGATCAACCACTTTGACCCACGCTTCCGTGCCTTCTTCAATTTTATCCAAATCTCCTTCCATTTCTGCTGTGAAATGGATATCGACGATTTGAGGGAAGAATTCACAGATTAATGAATTGACAATTTCTCCTAGTTCAGTCGGCTCAAATCTTTTTTGTGTCAATTTTACATAGTAGCGTCTTTGGATCGTATCAAGTGTTGGTGCATAAGTGGAAGGTCGCCCTACCCCGTTTTCTTCTAGTGCACGAATCAACGTAGCCTCACTAAAACGTGCTGGTGGTTGAGTAAAATGTTGTTTTGGTTCAATATCAACAGATTGGACTACATCGCCTTCTTCAAGTTCTGGAAGAATATTTTCTTTCTCTTCTTTGCCGTCATCTCTACCTTCCACATACACTTGCATGAATCCTTTGAATTTGATTTTTGAACCGTTCGCAATGAAGATGACACCATTTTGTTCTAATGTCACTTTCATTGTATCTAAAATAGCTGGTGTCATCTGACTAGCCACAAAACGTGACCAGATCAATGTATAAAGTTTCAATTGATCTTTATCTAAATATTGTTTGAGTTCATCTGGTGTACGAAGCACACTCGTTGGACGCACAGCTTCATGGGCATCTTGTGCGCCTTGAGCATTTTTGATCTTTCGGTGATCATGTCTAGAAAATTCTTTTCCATACGTATCTTCAATAAATGCTGCGGCCTCTGCTTTTGCTGTATCGGCAATCCGGGTAGAATCAGTACGCATGTATGTAATCAAGCCGACTGTTCCTTGTTTACCCAAAGTGATTCCTTCATATAATTGCTGTGCTACCATCATGGTTTTTCTTGTTCGAAAGTTTAACTTACGGGCAGCTTCTTGTTGCAGGCTACTTGTAGTGAAAGGATTCGCAGGGTTTCTTTTGCGCTCTTTCTTTTCTACTTTTTTAACTTCGAAGTCTGTTCCATCAATTCTAGCAGTGACTTCTTTTACACTTTGTGCATCTGGTAATTTCTTTTTCTTACCGTCGATTCCCCAGAAATTTGCTTTGAATTTCTTGCGAGCTTTTTTAAAATTACCGTCGATGCTCCAATATTCTTCTGGAACAAATTCTCGGATCTCTTTTTCACGGTCAATAATAATTTTTAAAGCGACAGATTGGACACGTCCTGCACTTAACCCTTTCTTGACCTTACGCCAGAGAATAGGACTGATCGAATAACCAACGATTCTGTCTAAGGTACGACGAGCTTGCTGTGCATCTACTAAATCTACATCGATCGTTCTTGGTTCCTTAAAAGCTGCTTTGACTGCGTCTTTTGTGATTTCATTGAAGACCACCCGATTTTTTTCTTTCAGATCCAACCCAAGTAGGTACGCTAAATGCCAAGCAATCGCTTCTCCTTCTCTATCCGGGTCACTTGCCAAGTAAACTTTTTGAGCTTTTTTTGCTGCGGCTTTCAGGCTTTTGATGACATCGCCTTTTCCGCGTATAGAAATATAATGGGGTTCATAATTGTTTTCAAAATCGATACCCATTTTACTTTTCGGTAAATCTCTTATATGGCCAACACTGGCCATTACTTTATAGTTTCGTCCAAGATATTTCTCAATTGTCTTGGCTTTTGCAGGTGATTCTACAATCACTAAATATTTATACGCCATTACTGAATGGACTCCTTTCCATTGTCGTGTTCCTACTATTAAAAGAGGATTCATACAAATCGTAGCTAATCATATCCATTCAGAAAACGTTTGTCAAGAAAAGCAAATGAAAAGTATGGTGTTATTCTTTAAATTCTGCCAAGATATCTTCACCCGAAACCGTGCAAACTGCACCGTCTTGGATCAAATGATGACATCCGGTAGAATGTTCTGTTAAAATATTTCCTGGAACAGAAAAAACTGTTCTTCCAAGATCCAATGCTTGCTGTGCTGTTATCAGAGAGCCGCTTTTTTTCTTGGCTTCAAAGACACATGTTACTTTAGACAAAGCTGCGATAATCCGATTTCTCATTGGAAAACAATGCTTTTTCGGGCCGGATTGAGGAGGATATTCACTCAAAAGAAGATGATCATTTGCAATCACCTCTTGCAAGTCACGATTTTCAGCAGGATAGACTTGCTCTATCCCTGTTCCAATGACTGCGATTGTCCGTCCACCATGAGAGATTGCTGCTTGGTGACCGTATGTATCTATCCCTTTCGCGCAGCCACTGACGATCACATATCCAGCTTCTATCACTGGTTTTAGTAAATAATAAACTGTTTTTTTGGCTAAAGCAGAAGTGTGTCTTCCACCAACAACGCTTAACATGTTACAAGAAAGTAAAGATAGATCACCATTATAAAACAGTACAATTGGCGGATAGGTCAAGTGAAGCAGCTGAGGGGGATATTTGGGATCAAAGCAAGTGATAAACGACTGTTTCGATTGGATTTTGCCCCAGTTAGCGTGAATTTCCTGCCAACTTTTGCGAAACAGCTCCCGATGTTTGGTTATTTTACCTATCTTAATGATGTCTTCAAATCCGATTTCTTTATAAGGATACTGCATCATCCAGTTAGCAAGTGCCCATTTTCCTTGACTACTGATTCCTTTTGTATAAGCAAGTTTCAATAAATTTTCTTCTATTTGATACATCATAAAACCGCCTTTCGTCTCTCTTTCTAATAAGATACGTAAAAGCGGCTGTTTTTTATTGTAAATATTTTTTTACAGGTGCAAAACTTTTACGATGGATTGGCGTAATTCCTTGTCGTTCAAGTCCTTCTAAGTGTTCCTTTGTTCCATAACCTGCATTATGCGAGAAACCATATCCAGGATAAAGCACGTCATATTCTTTCATCAATTGGTCTCGATATACTTTAGCAATGATACTTGCAGCAGCAATCGACACAGATCGTGCATCCCCTTTGATTATTTTTTCCTGCTGAATAGGCAAATCCAAGGTCATCGCATCGATCAACAAATAGCTTGGTACAATGGACAATTTTTCTACTGCTTGGATCATCGCTAATTTACTTGCTTCATAAATATTCACATCATCGATTGTCTGTTGATCAACGATCCCGATCCCGATTGCCAGGGCTTTTTCTTGAACTTGTTGATAAAGAAGTTCTCGCTTTTTCTCTGATAATTGTTTGGAGTCATTCAGCCCTAATATGATCTCATTTTTCGGCAAGATAACTGCAGCTGCCACGACAGGTCCAGCTAATGGTCCTCTTCCTACTTCATCAATGCCGGCAATCCATTGGTGACCTTGTGCGTACCCTTGCTTTTCAAAGCAAAACATTTCTTCATATTTTTCCTTAATTAATGCTTCCTTTTTCAATCGTCGTTCAAAAGAAGCCAGTGCTTGCTGCACGCCTTTGCGTGGATCATTTCTTAATGATTCTAGTGTAGGATCATCTATTCTCTGTATGCTTTTCAATCGTTCTTTGATACTTTGGATGGATTCAGTCATCACTTTTTTGCTCCATTTCTTCGCAACGATCCAGTGTGTATCGTCCAAGTTTTCCTTGACGAATATCATGCACGACTAATTCGCTGCCACGATCATAGTCTTCTTTATACCCACGTTTTGCTGTAATATCCATCAGTAATTCCGGTGCCAATTTTTCTTCTTGCTCGATTGATAAACCATAACGATCGCTGATTCTTCCTGAATAATATCGGGCAAAAAAGTCTAATCCGTAAATCGCTAAATCATCTAAATGGACAAGCTGGTCTTTGATCGCGCCTGTCAGCGCTAGTTTTTTGCCGATTTCTTCATCTTCAAATTTGGGCCATAAAATCCCTGGTGTGTCTAACAATTCCAACTCATTACCTAAACGAAGCCACTGCTGACCTTTTGTTACGCCAGGCTTATTTCCTGTCTGTGCAATTTTCTTGCCTACTAGTCGATTCATCAACGTAGATTTCCCAACATTTGGAATACCTAAGACCATTGCCCGAATAGCGCGAGGCTTGATCCCCCGAGCAGCATCTCTTGCCCGTTTTTCTTTCAATGCTTCTTTAGCCGCAGGTACTAGACCTTTAATTCCTTTACTTTCTTGTGCCGTGATAGCTAATGCAAGATGGCCTTGTTTACGAAAATATTCTTGCCACAGCTTTGTCTGTTGTGGATCTGCCAGATCCGCTTTATTCAATAAAACAAGGCGAGGTTTTTGCTGAATGATCTGATCTAGCATTGGATTACGAGAAGATAAAGGTAATCGTGCGTCTACCAATTCAAATACGATGTCCACATATTTCATTTTTTCAGAAACTTCTCGTCGGGCTTTTGCCATATGTCCCGGAAACCATTGGATGGTCATTGTTCTCTCCATTCCTTTCATACCGGAATATTCCCCGGCTTTACTTGTTTTTTTCTTTTTCAATATAAATTCACTTTTTTATTATAAAGAAATTCCATCTATTAGTTAAGTGAAAGTGAACCAGTCCTCATTCTATCACATCTTCACTTTTTTGATGATGCAAATTTTTATTTTGGTTTCTATATATGAATCTAAATTTTTGACAGCGTTTCCTAAATAAGAGATGATAGACGAACAAAACAGAAAGGAGACGAAACAAATGAATAGTATGGTTTTTGTTAATTTTCCTGTTGCTGATGTCAATCGTTCCGTTGCTTTTTATGAAAAGCTGGGTTTTAAAAAAAATGAAGAATTTTCTACTGAAGAAGCTGGTTCAATGGTATGGGATGACACTTTTTGGGTAATGCTTCTCTCTCATGATTTTTATAAAAAATTTATAAAAGATAAAGAAATAGCTGATAATAAAAAAACAAGTGGTGCTTTGATTTCGTTTAGTGTTGAAAACGCGGATGAAGTAAAAAAATTTGCTCAAATTGCAAAAGAAAATGGTGGTACTTTCCACGAAGTAGATATGGGAATGCCTGAAGAAGAAATGTTTTCATTAGAAGTCCAAGATCTAGACGGAAATACATTAGAACCCGTATGGATGAAGATGTAAGCAGATAACTAATCTGACGTTTTTTATAACAAAAAAACAAAGGCGGATGATACGATAAGTATTCTCCGCCTCTATTTTTTTTATTCGTACAATCTCTTTTTTACAGTTTATAAAAGCAGTCTTCTCACCCTTTTTTTAATTGTTAGATGCCAGTGTATGTAAATCACCAATGTGTCATGACACATTGGTGATTTTATGGTATCCTTTTATTATTAACTGACAAAGGAGAGAATATTTTGAACACTTTGATTGCAAAAGACGTTTTTAGATTGCCCGAAATGAATGCAAGATTGTTGTCAACCTCTGCTCTTTTATTAGCCCTTGATGTCATCTTATACAAGATAGCGATTGGTCCTGCTTATTTTCAAATCACATTCGGATTTTTAAGTATGGCGCTTATGGGTTATCTATATGGACCGATCTGGGCTGGTTTGCTTGAAATGTTGTCGAACACTTTAAATTTCACGATATTTGGTTCAGGAACGTTTCAAGCTGCTTTTCTTATCACGGCTTTCCTTGGTGGATTTATTAATGGCTTATTTTTATATCTATTATTTGTCAAATTAAGCGAGACAAAACTTTCCATTTACGTAACTCAAAAAAACTTCTAATGGTGTTTGGTAATTTAGTGATTTTCTAGGGATATGGTTTCTTTTGGACGCAACGGATGAGATGAATCCTTGATTGACTTGGTTGAATTCCATTTCTTTTGGTAGTCCATCTTTTCGGAGGAGTCCGTTTGAATGTTCATTTAATCCCCGTTGGGAAGGCGTTCCTGGGTCTGCGAAATAAATATCAATATCATTCGTATTACTAATACTTTTCCAATTAGAGAATTCTTTTCCACAATCAAAGGTAATTGATTTGAAAAGATTTTTGGGTACGGATTGAAGCCATTCATTAATCGAATTTTCAATATCAACTGCCTTACGGCCTTCTGGTTTCAAGGCGATAATGGCTTTTGAAAGTCGCTCAACGAGTGTGATGACGGCACTTTTATGGTGGATGCCGACAATCGTATCACCCTCTAAATGTCCAAATTCTTCTTCGAAAACGACATAATCTTTTTTACGTTCAGAAATATTTCTTTTGAATGCCTGTTTTCCACGTTTTTCCTTATAACCATTTGGTTTTCGTTTTCCTTGCATCGGTAAATGTAAAACATTGAATTCTCCCGTCTTAAACCGGCGATAGAGGGTACTTACTGAACAAGAGAAGGTTCGCTCTGCACGGCCAATAATGACGTCTGGGGTCCAACCTTCAGTTGATCTTTTTTCAATGTATTCTTTTTCCTCAGCAGGAAAAATGATTTCGGTTCTCCCACAACGTCGCTTATTTTCTTTGTATTGTTCAAAGTATTCAAGTGCTGTTCCACCACATTTGAGAAAGTTATAGACATTGTAAATTGTTTGGCGTCCACGTTTAAGCTGCTTCGCAACGATAGCAACCGGAGTTTCTTGATGAAAATATGCTTCTATCATTACAAGCTCGTTTGGTGTAAGATGGGTATAAGTCATTTATGTTCACTCTCCTTGTATGCTTTAGCGGGTATTACAATTTGAGTGTAACATAAATGGCTTTTTTATTTGTCTCGCTTAATTATACAAACGGCGATCATAAAAAGATAAACCTGCCTTCCGTCATCGCTGCCCAATTATTGATTATGATCCCAGTCAGCCTTTTTATCAATTCTTGGCTGATGTCTGTTTTGTTTGGTGCAGATTTCAAAGTAATTTTTCTAGGTAGATTCATCAGGAATATGATCCAAATCCCTATTCAAATAATGGTTGTTTATTCATTTATCAAAACTTTAGAGGCTAGAAAAGTGTTTAAACGAGCTGTTTGATTTTACGTACTAAGGTAGTAAACTGATTTTGGATTAAACAATAAAGCGTGCAGTCTCAACAGACTGCACGCTTTATTGTTTCTCACTGGATCCATTTTATTTCATCAAGTGGATAATAGACAAATCTTGCTTTACCTAGAATATCAGTTTTATTGATCGTGCCAAACGAACGACTATCTTTTGAAACTCTTCGATTATCTCCAAGTACAAAATAATTATCTTCCGGAAGCTTGGATTGTCCCGTTAGCTCTTGTAGTGTAAAGTCCGTCGTATAGGATGCATTTGCATGATCTGATTTCAGGTTTTTAGTTAGATAAGGTTCCTTAACTACTTTCCCATTGATCTTCAATTGATCATTTTGGTAGCTGACATTTTCTCCTGGAAGACCGATTACTCGTTTGATATAAATCGTGCCATCTGCTAATTGAAAAACAACAATATCAAATCGTCTGATCTCCGAAAATTTTTCCATCACAACCATATCACCTTGCTTCAACACGTTTTCCATTGAATTGCCTTCCACTGGTACCGGGATGAATAAAAATCCCCGCAACATGAACGCAAGGAATACAGAAACAAGTAAGTATTTGAATACAAGCCAGAAGCGATTAATATAGCGTTGTTTTTTTGTCAATCTCTATCAATCCATCCCTCTTTTTTTCATTCTTTCTTTATTATAAGAAAAATATCAAAAAAATGCGACTAGATAGCTGAAATAAAAATAATTCTTTCAATTAGGCTATTGGACAAAAAACTTTTTTGATCATAAAGTACAAAAC is from Enterococcus faecium and encodes:
- the hslU gene encoding ATP-dependent protease ATPase subunit HslU, whose product is MYELKQTPRQIVSELDEYIVGQHAAKKSVAVALRNRYRRLQLDEKMQQDITPKNMLMIGPTGVGKTEIARRLAKIVNAPFVKVEATKFTEVGYVGRDVESMVRDLVENAIQIVEKEQYSRVYTSAKKNAEKRLVKILVPGIKKEQKQSTNQFEQMMNLFNASQQNTAEPQEEVTEDIRINRRTVLEQLQKGLLDSREVTIEVEDQKKPAPMMNNGLEQMGIDLNETLGALTPKKKVERTVTVKEALELLIKEESAKLVKDADIHSEAIKLAEESGIIFIDEIDKITSKSQQSGEVSREGVQRDILPIVEGSQVNTKYGIIQTDHVLFIASGAFHLSKPSDLIPELQGRFPIRVELDDLTAEDFVKILTEPNNALVKQYVALIGTENVSVTFTKEAIERIAQIAFDVNRDTDNIGARRLHTILEKLLEDLLFEAPDMQMGEITITEAYVDDKLGSIAANEDLSRYIL
- the hslV gene encoding HslVU peptidase proteolytic subunit produces the protein MVESPFHSTTICAVEKDGKFAMAGDGQVTMGESVVMKGTAKKVRRIYNGEVVVGFAGSVADAFTLEEKFEGKLNEYNGNLQRAAVELAQEWRTQQSMQKLEAMLIVMNDKEMLLVSGTGEVITPDDGILAIGSGGNFALAAARAMKNYAQNDMSAKEIAENALNIAADICIFTNHNIIVEEL
- the xerC gene encoding tyrosine recombinase XerC; the encoded protein is MTEATWEQKFLRYLIVERGYSEKTKEAYEEDILHFKHFLEESGDADLLKAEYFTVRVYLSALADHRPSYSRNSISRKIASLRSFYQYLLKEEVIKENPFSYVHLKKKNLRLPRFFYENEMQALFDSVAGDSPLDLRNRALLEVLYGSGIRLSECSSLSVSDIDFDSEVMLIHGKGNKERYAPLGSFAQDALQEYFREGRQVLMTKYHEEHDIVFVNHHGKPITPTGIEYVLNQMIKKSSLDSDIHPHMLRHTFATHLLNNGADLRTVQELLGHANLSTTQIYAHVTKESLQKNYRSFHPRA
- the trmFO gene encoding FADH(2)-oxidizing methylenetetrahydrofolate--tRNA-(uracil(54)-C(5))-methyltransferase TrmFO; this encodes MEITKKTSKNNRKEVLSLKMVNVVGAGLAGSEAAWQIAQAGVPVRLYEMRPVKSTEAHHTSNFAELVCSNSLRGNSLANAVGLLKEEMRRLNSVVITSADETAVPAGGALAVDRDSFSETITRKVKEHPLVTVINEEITEIPEGITVVATGPLTSHPLAESIKAFNGSDGFYFYDAAAPIVDKATIDMDKVYLKSRYDKGEAAYLNCPMTEEEFKAFHEALINAEVAELKSFEKEKYFEGCMPIEVMAQRGFKTMLFGPMKPVGLEDPKTGKRPYAVIQLRQDNAAASLYNIVGFQTHLKWGEQKRVFRMIPGLENAEFVRYGVMHRNSFMNSPELLKPTYQSTKREDLFFAGQMTGVEGYVESAASGLLAGINAARLAKEMEPVEFPQETAIGSMAYYITHAEGKHFQPMNANYGLFPELPERIRDKKARYEAIAQRALKANEAIKTELEKTAIPNE
- the topA gene encoding type I DNA topoisomerase codes for the protein MAYKYLVIVESPAKAKTIEKYLGRNYKVMASVGHIRDLPKSKMGIDFENNYEPHYISIRGKGDVIKSLKAAAKKAQKVYLASDPDREGEAIAWHLAYLLGLDLKEKNRVVFNEITKDAVKAAFKEPRTIDVDLVDAQQARRTLDRIVGYSISPILWRKVKKGLSAGRVQSVALKIIIDREKEIREFVPEEYWSIDGNFKKARKKFKANFWGIDGKKKKLPDAQSVKEVTARIDGTDFEVKKVEKKERKRNPANPFTTSSLQQEAARKLNFRTRKTMMVAQQLYEGITLGKQGTVGLITYMRTDSTRIADTAKAEAAAFIEDTYGKEFSRHDHRKIKNAQGAQDAHEAVRPTSVLRTPDELKQYLDKDQLKLYTLIWSRFVASQMTPAILDTMKVTLEQNGVIFIANGSKIKFKGFMQVYVEGRDDGKEEKENILPELEEGDVVQSVDIEPKQHFTQPPARFSEATLIRALEENGVGRPSTYAPTLDTIQRRYYVKLTQKRFEPTELGEIVNSLICEFFPQIVDIHFTAEMEGDLDKIEEGTEAWVKVVDRFYKPFEKELTNAEEKIEKIQIKDEPAGFDCDVCGHPMVIKLGKYGKFYACSNFPDCRNTKPIVKEIGVTCPVCHEGQVIERKSKKNRLFYGCSRFPECEFTSWDKPVGRNCPKCDGYLVEKKVKGGKQVVCVNGDYEEDIQK
- the dprA gene encoding DNA-processing protein DprA; the protein is MYQIEENLLKLAYTKGISSQGKWALANWMMQYPYKEIGFEDIIKIGKITKHRELFRKSWQEIHANWGKIQSKQSFITCFDPKYPPQLLHLTYPPIVLFYNGDLSLLSCNMLSVVGGRHTSALAKKTVYYLLKPVIEAGYVIVSGCAKGIDTYGHQAAISHGGRTIAVIGTGIEQVYPAENRDLQEVIANDHLLLSEYPPQSGPKKHCFPMRNRIIAALSKVTCVFEAKKKSGSLITAQQALDLGRTVFSVPGNILTEHSTGCHHLIQDGAVCTVSGEDILAEFKE
- a CDS encoding ribonuclease HII codes for the protein MTESIQSIKERLKSIQRIDDPTLESLRNDPRKGVQQALASFERRLKKEALIKEKYEEMFCFEKQGYAQGHQWIAGIDEVGRGPLAGPVVAAAVILPKNEIILGLNDSKQLSEKKRELLYQQVQEKALAIGIGIVDQQTIDDVNIYEASKLAMIQAVEKLSIVPSYLLIDAMTLDLPIQQEKIIKGDARSVSIAAASIIAKVYRDQLMKEYDVLYPGYGFSHNAGYGTKEHLEGLERQGITPIHRKSFAPVKKYLQ
- the ylqF gene encoding ribosome biogenesis GTPase YlqF; amino-acid sequence: MTIQWFPGHMAKARREVSEKMKYVDIVFELVDARLPLSSRNPMLDQIIQQKPRLVLLNKADLADPQQTKLWQEYFRKQGHLALAITAQESKGIKGLVPAAKEALKEKRARDAARGIKPRAIRAMVLGIPNVGKSTLMNRLVGKKIAQTGNKPGVTKGQQWLRLGNELELLDTPGILWPKFEDEEIGKKLALTGAIKDQLVHLDDLAIYGLDFFARYYSGRISDRYGLSIEQEEKLAPELLMDITAKRGYKEDYDRGSELVVHDIRQGKLGRYTLDRCEEMEQKSDD